A part of Astatotilapia calliptera chromosome 15, fAstCal1.2, whole genome shotgun sequence genomic DNA contains:
- the acp1 gene encoding low molecular weight phosphotyrosine protein phosphatase isoform X2: MAATGTKSVLFVCLGNICRSPIAEAVFRKMATDGGIVDQWIIDSGATSDWNLGSLPDARGLACLRKHGIDTDHRARQVTKEDFMSFEHILCMDESNLSDLKRKSKSVKDYTAKIELLGSYDPQKQLIIQDPYYGSDEDFEKVYEQCVRCCKAFLEKNS, translated from the exons ATGGCGGCGACGGGTACAAAGTCGgttttgttcgtttgtttgg GGAATATCTGCCGATCCCCCATTGCTGAAGCAGTCTTCAGGAAGATGGCAACTGATGGTGGCATCGTTGATCAG TGGATCATAGACAGTGGTGCCACATCAGACTGGAATCTAGGCAGCTTACCGGATGCCCGCGGTCTAGCCTGCCTCAGGAAGCATGGCATTGACACGGACCACAGGGCGCGACAG GTGACCAAGGAAGATTTCATGAGCTTTGAGCACATTCTGTGCATGGACGAGAGCAATCTGAG TGACTTGAAACGGAAGTCAAAGTCCGTGAAAGACTACACAGCAAAAATTGAGCTTCTTGGTTCTTATGACCCCCAGAAGCAGCTGATCATCCAAGACCCTTATTAT GGAAGTGATGAAGACTTTGAAAAGGTCTATGAGCAGTGTGTACGATGCTGCAAAGCTTTCCTGGAGAAGAACTCCTAA
- the acp1 gene encoding low molecular weight phosphotyrosine protein phosphatase isoform X1: protein MAATGTKSVLFVCLGNICRSPIAEAVFRKMATDGGIVDQWRIDSAATSTYEIGNPPDHRGQACMKRHGVPMRHVARQVTKEDFMSFEHILCMDESNLSDLKRKSKSVKDYTAKIELLGSYDPQKQLIIQDPYYGSDEDFEKVYEQCVRCCKAFLEKNS, encoded by the exons ATGGCGGCGACGGGTACAAAGTCGgttttgttcgtttgtttgg GGAATATCTGCCGATCCCCCATTGCTGAAGCAGTCTTCAGGAAGATGGCAACTGATGGTGGCATCGTTGATCAG TGGAGGATAGACAGTGCTGCCACCTCCACCTATGAGATAGGAAACCCTCCAGACCACCGTGGTCAAGCCTGCATGAAGAGGCATGGCGTGCCCATGAGGCATGTGGCCAGGCAG GTGACCAAGGAAGATTTCATGAGCTTTGAGCACATTCTGTGCATGGACGAGAGCAATCTGAG TGACTTGAAACGGAAGTCAAAGTCCGTGAAAGACTACACAGCAAAAATTGAGCTTCTTGGTTCTTATGACCCCCAGAAGCAGCTGATCATCCAAGACCCTTATTAT GGAAGTGATGAAGACTTTGAAAAGGTCTATGAGCAGTGTGTACGATGCTGCAAAGCTTTCCTGGAGAAGAACTCCTAA